One window of the Eucalyptus grandis isolate ANBG69807.140 chromosome 8, ASM1654582v1, whole genome shotgun sequence genome contains the following:
- the LOC104416215 gene encoding putative calcium-transporting ATPase 13, plasma membrane-type: MTSILRGDYVRFELSLHLPAAMRLFPKRWHLAFVTIYCSRAITTFAKKNKKLSPRKSPSYTSIPIHDHPSSFNIDQSQLTKLVKDKDLCHLQEFGGVQKVASALKTDVSIGISGDPDDVSRRQHAFGINSYKKPPAKGFFHFVFEAFQDLTITILLVCAGLSLGFGIKENGVKEGWYDGGSIFVAVFLVIAVSAGSNYRQNRQFEKLSRVSDNILIDVIRKGRRQQVSIFNIVVGDIVCLKIGDQVPADGLFLDGHSLQVDESSMTGESDHVEVNCKDNPFLFSGTKIADGFAQMLVTSVGMNTTWGEMMSSISRDNSEQTPLQARLNKLTSSIGKVGLAVAFLVLLVLLIRYFTGNTQDAYGNKEFIAGQTTGNDIINSIVGIIAAAVTIVVVAIPEGLPLAVTLTLAYSMKRMMADQAMVRKLSACETMGSATTICTDKTGTLTMNQMKVTKFWVGQDSVAENTYSSVSRFVLDLIQDGVALNTTGSVYRPSYESEYEFSGSPTEKAILSWAVLQLTMDMEETKKSCEVIQVEAFNSQKKRSGVLIRKSLDDTFHVHWKGAAEMVLAKCSSFYDGSGIVKDLDEDERVRFEKIIQGMAASSLRCIAFAHKQVSEEAVLEREDGKKIQEDGLTLLGLVGIKDPCRSGVKSAVQACQDAGVNIKMITGDNIFTAKAIATECGILRPEDDASNEAIVEGADFRNYTPEERLRRVEKIRVMARSSPLDKLLMVQCLKQKGHVVAVTGDGTNDAPALKEADIGLSMGIQGTEVAKESSDIVILDDNFASVATVLRWGRCVYNNIQKFIQFQLTVNVAALVINFVAAVSSGDVPLTAVQLLWVNLIMDTLGALALATERPTRELMEKPPVGRIEPLITNVMWRNIVAQATYQMAVLLTLQFKGESIFGVDEAVKRTLIFNAFVLCQVFNEFNARKLEKRNVFEGIHKNKLFLGIILVTVVLQVVMVEFLKRFADTERLRWGQWGACVGIAAASWPISWVVKCIPVPDMPIFSYLRLKSKKLVRKIVHTEQ; this comes from the exons ATGACGAGCATCCTCCGTGGTGACTACGTCCGCTTTGAGCTCTCTCTCCACTTGCCCGCCGCTATGCGCCTGTTTCCCAAGCGATGGCATCTGGCCTTCGTGACCATATATTGCTCCCGAGCCATCACTACCTTcgcaaagaaaaacaagaagttgTCCCCACGAAAATCTCCTTCCTACACTTCGATTCCGATCCACGATCACCCCAGCTCCTTCAACATTGATCAGTCACAGCTCACCAAGCTGGTCAAGGACAAGGACCTCTGCCACCTCCAGGAATTCGGTGGGGTCCAGAAAGTCGCCTCAGCACTCAAAACTGATGTCTCAATTGGAATAAGCGGGGACCCAGACGACGTCTCTCGCCGGCAGCATGCGTTTGGCATCAACTCATACAAGAAGCCGCCTGCCAAGGGCTTCTTCCACTTCGTGTTCGAGGCTTTCCAGGACCTCACAATAACAATTCTTCTTGTTTGCGCTGGGCTTTCGCTCGGGTTCGGGATCAAGGAGAACGGGGTTAAGGAAGGCTGGTATGATGGTGGCAGCATATTCGTTGCGGTGTTCCTCGTGATCGCCGTGTCCGCTGGGAGCAATTACCGCCAAAACCGGCAGTTTGAAAAATTATCTCGTGTGAGCGATAATATTCTCATTGATGTGATAAGGAAGGGTCGTCGGCAGCAGGTTTCCATATTCAACATTGTCGTTGGAGACATCGTTTGTTTGAAGATTGGCGATCAAGTTCCGGCAGATGGGCTGTTCCTGGATGGGCATTCCTTGCAG GTTGATGAATCGAGCATGACTGGGGAGAGTGATCATGTAGAAGTGAACTGCAAGGACAATCCATTcctgttctcaggaacaaagaTTGCTGATGGGTTTGCACAGATGCTGGTTACATCCGTGGGCATGAACACGACATGGGGCGAGATGATGAGCTCAATCAGCCGCGACAACAGTGAGCAGACCCCTTTACAGGCTCGGCTCAACAAGCTTACCTCGTCGATTGGCAAAGTAGGCTTGGCAGTTGCTTTCCTGGTGCTCTTGGTCCTGCTGATTCGCTATTTCACGGGAAACACACAGGATGCATACGGGAACAAGGAATTCATCGCAGGCCAAACCACAGGTAACGATATCATAAACTCCATTGTGGGCATCATTGCAGCTGCAGTGACAATCGTGGTGGTCGCGATTCCTGAAGGCTTGCCACTTGCGGTAACCCTCACTCTTGCTTATTCGATGAAGAGGATGATGGCAGATCAGGCGATGGTGAGAAAGCTTTCGGCCTGCGAAACGATGGGGTCAGCCACCACTATTTGCACTGACAAGACCGGTACCCTCACAATGAACCAGATGAAGGTGACAAAATTCTGGGTCGGCCAAGACTCTGTGGCAGAAAATACTTACTCCTCTGTCTCCAGGTTTGTTCTGGATTTGATTCAGGATGGGGTTGCTTTGAACACCACAGGTAGTGTCTATAGGCCGTCTTATGAATCGGAGTACGAGTTCTCAGGCAGTCCCACCGAGAAAGCAATTCTTTCCTGGGCGGTTTTACAATTGACCATGGACATGGAGGAGACAAAGAAGAGTTGTGAAGTCATCCAAGTCGAAGCCTTCAACTCCCAGAAGAAGAGAAGCGGTGTCCTAATAAGGAAAAGTTTGGATGATACATTCCATGTGCACTGGAAAGGAGCGGCAGAGATGGTCTTGGCAAAGTGCTCGAGCTTCTATGACGGGTCGGGGATAGTGAAAGATTTGGATGAAGATGAAAGGGTGAGATTCGAGAAGATTATTCAGGGGATGGCGGCAAGCAGCCTCAGATGCATCGCTTTCGCTCATAAACAAGTCTCCGAGGAAGCTGTCCTAGAAAGAGAAGATGGGAAGAAGATCCAAGAGGATGGCCTGACATTACTAGGACTTGTTGGTATTAAGGACCCATGCCGTTCCGGCGTGAAGAGTGCGGTCCAAGCTTGTCAGGACGCGGGAGTGAACATCAAGATGATAACGGGAGACAACATCTTCACCGCCAAGGCCATCGCCACAGAGTGCGGGATTCTCAGGCCCGAGGACGATGCCTCCAACGAAGCCATTGTGGAAGGAGCTGACTTTCGCAATTACACGCCTGAGGAGAGGCTTCGGAGAGTTGAGAAAATCCGGGTCATGGCAAGATCCTCGCCTTTGGATAAGCTCCTGATGGTTCAATGCCTGAAGCAAAAAGGCCACGTGGTTGCTGTCACAGGGGATGGCACAAACGATGCACCAGCCCTCAAGGAAGCTGACATCGGGCTTTCAATGGGCATCCAAGGCACCGAGGTCGCCAAAGAGAGCTCTGACATCGTAATCCTCGATGACAACTTCGCCTCTGTGGCGACGGTGCTGCGATGGGGTCGATGCGTCTACAATAACATCCAGAAGTTCATCCAATTCCAGCTCACGGTGAACGTTGCCGCCCTTGTGATCAACTTTGTGGCCGCTGTCTCTTCCGGCGATGTCCCCCTGACGGCTGTCCAGCTCTTGTGGGTGAACCTGATCATGGATACACTCGGCGCCCTTGCGCTGGCCACGGAGCGGCCCACTAGGGAGCTCATGGAGAAGCCCCCAGTGGGACGGATTGAGCCGCTCATAACCAATGTCATGTGGAGGAACATTGTGGCCCAAGCAACATACCAAATGGCCGTCCTCCTCACTCTACAGTTCAAGGGCGAATCGATCTTCGGCGTGGATGAGGCAGTGAAGCGGACGTTGATATTCAACGCGTTTGTCCTGTGCCAGGTCTTCAACGAGTTCAACGCGCGGAAGCTTGAGAAAAGGAACGTGTTTGAGGGCATACACAAGAACAAACTGTTCCTTGGGATCATTTTGGTGACGGTAGTCCTCCAGGTGGTGATGGTTGAGTTCCTAAAGCGGTTCGCCGACACAGAGAGGTTGAGATGGGGACAATGGGGCGCATGTGTAGGGATTGCAGCTGCGTCTTGGCCTATCAGTTGGGTCGTTAAGTGCATCCCCGTTCCAGATATGCCAATCTTCAGCTACTTGAGATTGAAAAGCAAGAAGCTCGTGAGAAAAATCGTGCACACAGAACAGTAG
- the LOC104456342 gene encoding putative calcium-transporting ATPase 13, plasma membrane-type — MTSILSSDCCVRYKVSLNMPAMRKFAKQWRLAFATIYSFRAIVTSAKIAKKFLKKSPSYTLISIHDEAQSARSDQPCSFRIDQSLLTKLVKEKDLRHLQEFGGVKKVASTLETDVSAGISGNPVDVSRRQNAFGINSYKEPPAKGFFHFVYEAFKDLTIMILLVCAGLSLGFGIKENGVKEGWYDGGSIFVAVFLVIAVSAMSNYRQNRQFEKLSRVSGNILIDVIRKGRGQQVSIFEIVVGDVVCLKIGDQVPADGLLLEGHSLQVDESSMTGESDHVEVNSNQNPFLFSGTKVADGYAQMLVTSVGVNTTWGMMMSSIIRDNSEQTPLQVRLNKLTSSIGKVGLAVAFLVLVVLLIRYFTGNTEDENRNPEFITGQTTGDDIINSVVGIIAVAVTIVVVAIPEGLPLAVTLTLAYSMKRMMADQAMVRKLSACETMGSATTICTDKTGTLTMNRMKVTKFWVGQESLAENTYSRVSNFVLDLIRDGVALNTMGSVYRLSSGSGYEFSGSPTEKAILSWAVSQLNMDMEEIKKSCEVIQVEPFNSQKKKSGVLIKKSADDMVHVHWKGAAEMVLAMCSSFYDGSGVEKDLDKDERMKFEQIIQGMAGSSLRCIAFAHKQVSKEAAKEREDGKKIQEESLTLLGFVGIKDPCRPGVRSAVQACQDAGVNIKMITGDNIFTAKAIAIECGILRPGDDAFNGAIVEGADFRNYTLEERLQRVEKILVMARSSPFDKLLMVQCLKQNGHVVAVTGDGTNDAPALKEADIGLSMGIQGTEVAKESSDIVILDDNFASVVTVLRWGRCVYTNIQKFIQFQLTVNVAALVINFVAAVSSGNVPLTAVQLLWVNLIMDTFGALALATERPTRELMEKPPVGRTEPLITNVIWRNLVAQAMYQMAILLTLQFKGESIFGVDEAVKRTLIFNAFVLCQVFNEFNARKLEKKNVFEGIKKSKLFLGIIFMTVVLQVAMVEFLKRFADTERLTWGQWGACVGIAAASWPIGWVVKCIPVPDTPIFSYLGLKSKKLVRKIVHRGQ; from the exons ATGACGAGCATTCTCAGCAGCGACTGCTGCGTCCGCTACAAGGTGTCTCTCAACATGCCCGCTATGCGCAAGTTCGCCAAGCAATGGCGTTTGGCATTCGCCACCATCTATTCCTTTCGAGCCATCGTTACCTCCGCAAAGATAGCCAAGAAATTCCTTAAAAAGTCTCCTTCCTACACTTTGATCTCCATCCACGATGAGGCTCAGAGCGCTCGTTCCGATCAACCCTGCTCCTTCAGGATTGATCAGTCTCTGCTCACCAAGCTGGTTAAGGAAAAGGACCTCCGCCACCTCCAGGAATTCGGTGGGGTCAAGAAAGTTGCCTCCACACTTGAAACTGATGTCTCGGCCGGGATAAGTGGCAACCCGGTTGACGTCTCTCGCAGGCAAAATGCGTTTGGCATCAACTCATACAAGGAGCCGCCTGCCAAGGGCTTCTTCCACTTCGTGTACGAGGCTTTCAAGGACCTCACAATCATGATTCTTCTTGTCTGTGCCGGGCTTTCGCTTGGGTTCGGGATCAAGGAGAATGGGGTCAAGGAAGGCTGGTACGACGGCGGGAGTATATTTGTTGCAGTGTTCCTCGTGATTGCAGTGTCAGCCATGAGCAATTACCGGCAGAACCGgcaatttgaaaaattgtctCGGGTGAGCGGTAACATTCTCATCGATGTGATAAGGAAGGGTCGGGGGCAGCAGGTTTCCATATTCGAGATTGTTGTCGGAGACGTGGTTTGTTTGAAGATTGGCGATCAAGTTCCGGCAGATGGGCTGCTCCTCGAGGGGCACTCCCTGCAG GTTGACGAATCAAGCATGACCGGGGAGAGCGATCACGTTGAAGTGAACAGCAATCAGAATCCGTTtctgttctcaggaacaaaggTTGCTGATGGGTATGCTCAGATGCTTGTTACATCAGTCGGTGTGAACACGACATGGGGCATGATGATGAGCTCCATCATCCGTGACAACAGCGAACAAACACCTTTACAGGTTCGGCTCAACAAGCTCACCTCGTCAATTGGCAAAGTAGGGTTGGCGGTTGCTTTCCTGGTTCTCGTGGTCCTGCTGATTCGCTATTTCACGGGAAACACAGAGGACGAGAACAGGAATCCGGAATTCATTACAGGTCAAACCACAGGTGACGATATCATAAACTCCGTGGTGGGCATCATCGCAGTTGCAGTGACAATCGTGGTGGTCGCGATTCCTGAAGGCTTGCCGCTCGCAGTGACCCTCACTCTTGCTTATTCAATGAAGAGGATGATGGCAGATCAGGCAATGGTGAGGAAGCTTTCAGCCTGCGAGACGATGGGGTCGGCCACCACTATTTGCACCGACAAGACCGGCACTCTCACAATGAACCGGATGAAGGTGACGAAATTCTGGGTAGGCCAAGAGTCTCTGGCGGAAAACACATACTCCCGTGTCTCCAACTTCGTCCTGGATTTGATTCGGGATGGGGTTGCTTTGAACACTATGGGCAGCGTCTATAGGCTGTCTTCGGGATCAGGGTACGAGTTCTCAGGTAGTCCCACTGAGAAGGCGATTCTTTCTTGGGCAGTTTCACAATTGAACATGGACATGGAGGAGATAAAGAAGAGCTGTGAAGTCATCCAAGTCGAACCCTTCAACTcgcagaagaagaaaagtggtGTCCTAATAAAAAAGAGTGCGGACGACATGGTCCACGTGCACTGGAAAGGAGCGGCAGAGATGGTCTTGGCGATGTGCTCGAGCTTCTACGACGGGTCAGGGGTAGAGAAGGATTTGGACAAGGATGAAAGGATGAAATTCGAGCAGATTATCCAGGGGATGGCAGGAAGCAGCCTCAGGTGCATTGCTTTTGCTCATAAACAAGTCTCCAAGGAAGcggccaaagaaagagaagatgggaAGAAGATCCAAGAGGAGAGCCTGACATTGCTAGGATTTGTTGGTATTAAGGACCCATGCCGTCCTGGTGTGAGGAGCGCGGTCCAAGCTTGTCAGGACGCGGGAGTGAACATCAAGATGATTACGGGAGACAACATCTTCACCGCTAAGGCCATTGCTATTGAGTGCGGGATTCTCAGGCCCGGGGACGACGCCTTCAATGGAGCCATCGTGGAAGGGGCTGATTTCCGCAACTACACACTCGAGGAGAGGCTTCAAAGAGTTGAGAAAATCCTGGTCATGGCAAGATCCTCGCCTTTCGATAAGCTTCTCATGGTTCAATGCCTGAAGCAGAATGGCCATGTGGTCGCTGTTACTGGGGATGGTACGAATGATGCACCGGCCCTCAAGGAAGCTGACATTGGGCTCTCGATGGGCATCCAAGGCACTGAGGTCGCCAAAGAGAGCTCAGACATTGTCATCCTCGACGACAACTTCGCCTCTGTGGTGACGGTGCTGCGTTGGGGTCGATGCGTCTACACTAACATCCAGAAGTTCATCCAATTCCAGCTCACGGTGAATGTCGCGGCTCTTGTGATCAACTTTGTGGCTGCAGTCTCCTCCGGCAACGTCCCCCTAACAGCGGTCCAACTCTTATGGGTGAACCTGATCATGGACACGTTCGGCGCCCTCGCCCTGGCCACTGAACGGCCCACTAGGGAGCTCATGGAGAAGCCCCCCGTAGGCCGGACAGAGCCACTCATAACCAACGTCATCTGGAGGAACCTTGTAGCACAAGCAATGTACCAAATGGCCATTCTCCTCACTCTACAATTCAAGGGTGAATCGATCTTCGGGGTTGACGAGGCGGTGAAGCGGACTCTGATATTCAACGCGTTCGTCCTGTGCCAAGTCTTCAATGAGTTCAATGCGAGGAAGCTCGAGAAGAAGAACGTGTTCGAGGGTATTAAGAAGAGCAAGCTATTCCTTGGGATCATCTTCATGACGGTGGTCCTCCAGGTGGCGATGGTCGAGTTCCTGAAGCGGTTTGCCGACACGGAGCGGTTGACTTGGGGCCAGTGGGGCGCATGTGTCGGGATCGCGGCCGCATCTTGGCCTATCGGTTGGGTCGTCAAGTGCATTCCGGTCCCTGATACACCAATCTTTAGCTACTTGGGATTAAAAAGCAAGAAGCTCGTGAGGAAAATTGTGCATAGAGGACAGTAG